GCAGCCCTAATTTCACCCGATAGACTGCGGGTTTAATGTGCAGCCATAGTTTCTCTTTTAATTCCTCTTTTCTCACCAACGATGTCACTAGATTTAATTCGATTTGGTCGATAAATCTATCAATAGAAGTTTTTAATGCTTCACTGTGAGATAAGTGAATGGCCGCCTCTAACATATTAGAAGAAAGAACTTGTAAAGTAAGGTACAACCGGTCTTTCTCTGTCAGACCGCTTTGGTCCCAAAACATTTGTTGAAACGCTTCGTATTCATCCGTATGAAACACACCATAATCTTCGGTTTCCGGCACCCATTCCTGTTGAAATGCCTGCATTCGTTTTATTAATAAATGCAAAGTGACCGGAAGAACTTCAAGTTGCTCATCGGAAAATGATATCTCTAATCTTTGTTCTGCTCTAAGCAGCCGCTGCCGCAGCAAAAACACTTCATTTGGCTCTATTAATTGTTTTTTCTTTAGCAACGTTTTTGCAAATTCATATTGAAAGAGCTGTTTTAACTCGGTGACAAGTAAATTCCGCAGCTGATATTCCGATCCTGAGATAAAATAGCCATGTTTACGGCTGTAATTTACCTCGATGGATTTATCCTCTAACTTACGCTTCATGAGCTTCATATCAAGCAGCACTGTATTTTTACTTACTTCTGTTCTTTCAGCTAAATCTTGAAGAGACAGGGATTCTTTTTCTACCAACAGGGTGATTAACATGAGCTGCACTCTTAATTCCGGTGTTAAATCATCGATGGAAAAATACGTTGCATCCCGTAAAATTTCACATAAACCCTTTCTGGTATTAGTTGGAATGACGATTTGTTCTTCTGGTTGAATCGCTAAAAGGTGAAAGTTGTGCTGCTTTAGTTCTTTGTTTATTAACTGTATTATTTTCTCAATTTGGCCTTTTGAGCTATTTAACTGATCTTCTAAATCAGACAAAAACAGGGTGGAACTGCTTAATAGCTGCTGCATTGTATTTTTCATCATTTGCTCCATATGGCCTCCCCCCTTTCCTTATTATGATTATCTTTAGTATAACGATTAGATCTTCTCTGTGCGTATCCTTTGAACACAAATTAAGAAAACGCTTACATTTGTAATTGTGATGTACGGACTCATCGTTGATTTTTTCAGGGAATAACGTTTGCCTATTTAAACCATTATTCATTAATATAAAGATAGGAGTTAACCAAACGGAAAAGGAGAGGTTAAATAAATGATTGTTTCTTCACTGCAGATGGATATTATTCCGGGGGACCCTGCAGCAAACCGGGAAAAGGTAAAAAAGCTTGTAAAGGAAGAAATCGAAAAAAACCGTCCGCATGTGATTGTGCTTCCTGAAATGTGGACAACCGCTTATACGCTGCCAGAGCTTCCAGACATCGCAGATCATGAAAACAGTGAAACCATCCCTTTTTTACAGCAGTTAGCCGCAGATCACAACGTTCATCTTGTCGGCGGTTCAATCGCCTATCAAAAAGAAAAAGACATGTTTAACCGCGCCCTTATTATCAATCAAAAAGGGGAACTGATTTATCATTATGACAAGCTTCATCTTGTTCCTATGCTCGATGAACCAACGTACCTGACAGGCGGGAAAAACAAAGCCCAAGTTTTTGAACTCGACGGGCTGAAAATGGGAATTATTATTTGTTATGACCTTCGCTTTCCCGAGCTTCTCCGCGCCCTTTCCCTAGAAGGAGCGCAAGTCATATTTATTGTAGCCGAATGGCCGCAAGCGCGGACAGACCATTGGAAGTATTTACAGCTCGCCCGTGCGATTGAAAATCAAGTGTATATCGTCTCCTGTAATCGTGTCGGCACATACAACGAAGTGGAGTTTGCTGGAAAATCAATGACGATTGATCCGTGGGGAAATGTGCTCGCCGAAGGAAGCCAAAACAAGGAAGAAACGGTTCGCGCCGAGATTCATCCCGAACAAGTGGAAGAAGTCCGCAAAAAAGTCCCAGTTTTTGAGAGCCGTGTGCCGCAATATTACAATTACTATTAAACAGGACCGTTTTCATTCGAAGTGCTGAATATAACGACCGCACCGCTGAACCTTTGCAAGAAACAGCTCCCTATTTGTTTTCCTTTTAGCAAAACGCTGGACTGAAGCGCTGTATCACTCGACCTCACCGCTGAATAACCTCTATTTAGAAAATTTAAACCTTCCAAAAGTAGAAAAAAGCCGAATGGACCAGTAATACAGATCCATTCGGCTTTTTCATGCTTACTCCGGTTTAACTAATATTTTGATTTGGCTTTTATCTTCCGTCAATTGTTCAAACCCTTCCTCAACAACCTGGTCGAGCTTGATTTTGTTTGTGATTAATTTATCGCCGTTAAAGTACCCTTGTTTCATTAATTCCATGACGGCTGGATAAACATGGCGGTAAGCGATGATTCCTTTCACCGTTTTTTCTTTAATGACAAGATCATTCGGCTGTATGGAAGCTTCGGATTCCCATATGCTCACGATAACAGACTCTCCGCCATTATGAGTACTGTTAATGCATTGATTTAGTACATCGGGAATACCAGTTACTTCATAGGAGACATCAATACCGCCGTTCGTTAAACGTTTGATTTCCTCAACAGGATCTGCATCAGTTGGGTCAATAACGTACGCACCGAGCTCTTCTGCCAGCTTTTTTCTTGAAGCAGAAACTTCGACGGCATAAATGGTAGATGCCCCGGCAGCTTTTAAAGCTTCAATCACGAGCAATCCAATCGGACCAGCACCAAAAACAGCAGCTGAATCTCCTGCTTTTAACGAGCTTTGACGAACCGCATGCAAAGCTACAGCTGCTGGTTCCACGAGCGCGCCTTGTTCATAGGATAATTCCTCCGGCAGTTGATGAACCATATGCTCGCCAACAACGGTATATTCCGAAAAACCGCCTCCGCCGCCGGATAAGCCGTGGAAACCTAGAGAGTCAGAAAGATTGTATTTTTCATCTTCATACCTCCCATTCGCATGGGGTGCTAAAATCGGTTCAATTGCCACCCGGTCTCCCACATTTACCTTGGAGACCCCTTCTCCTGCTTCCACAACTTCCCCAGCAAACTCGTGCCCCATTATTATTGGAGCCTGGTCTTTGCTAATCGGATGGGGTTCTTCTGCCGGAATGAAAATCGGGCCTGCTAAGTATTCATGCAAATCACTTCCGCAAATACCGCACCATTTCACCTTTACTTTCACTTCATGATTAGAAACCACGGGCTCCTCGACATCTTCTACTCGCAAATCTTTTGCACCATGCCAAACAGCTGCTTTCATAGGTCACGCCTCCTTGAAAGGTTAGGATCGATTCCTTATTCTTTTTTTGTAGACCAAAACCCTTCTTTAAAGGAAAAATAATACACCGTATGTGACCTTCATCACCCTTTACTTCACCCGCTTATACGTTTCTTCATCACAAATAACAAACAAGCGTGCATCATCAGGAATTTCACGGTCCAGCTGTCGATTAATATTTAACTTCTCCCCGTTTGACACAAGCGTTGCTCCTTCCTTCAGCAATTCATTAAAAGCATCACGATACGTACTCCAATGCGGGCGCTTCTTTATTTCATAGAGGTCATCTCCGTGCTGCTTGGATAGAAGCTGTGATACAATCCGTGAACTGCCGGGGTGAAACGCGGAACGT
This DNA window, taken from Alteribacillus bidgolensis, encodes the following:
- a CDS encoding carbon-nitrogen family hydrolase, whose amino-acid sequence is MIVSSLQMDIIPGDPAANREKVKKLVKEEIEKNRPHVIVLPEMWTTAYTLPELPDIADHENSETIPFLQQLAADHNVHLVGGSIAYQKEKDMFNRALIINQKGELIYHYDKLHLVPMLDEPTYLTGGKNKAQVFELDGLKMGIIICYDLRFPELLRALSLEGAQVIFIVAEWPQARTDHWKYLQLARAIENQVYIVSCNRVGTYNEVEFAGKSMTIDPWGNVLAEGSQNKEETVRAEIHPEQVEEVRKKVPVFESRVPQYYNYY
- a CDS encoding 2,3-butanediol dehydrogenase; amino-acid sequence: MKAAVWHGAKDLRVEDVEEPVVSNHEVKVKVKWCGICGSDLHEYLAGPIFIPAEEPHPISKDQAPIIMGHEFAGEVVEAGEGVSKVNVGDRVAIEPILAPHANGRYEDEKYNLSDSLGFHGLSGGGGGFSEYTVVGEHMVHQLPEELSYEQGALVEPAAVALHAVRQSSLKAGDSAAVFGAGPIGLLVIEALKAAGASTIYAVEVSASRKKLAEELGAYVIDPTDADPVEEIKRLTNGGIDVSYEVTGIPDVLNQCINSTHNGGESVIVSIWESEASIQPNDLVIKEKTVKGIIAYRHVYPAVMELMKQGYFNGDKLITNKIKLDQVVEEGFEQLTEDKSQIKILVKPE